A region of Piscinibacter gummiphilus DNA encodes the following proteins:
- a CDS encoding 2Fe-2S iron-sulfur cluster-binding protein, with translation MADAEPTFPVRIEPLGRELDAPREHTLLATALAAGVVLPSSCRNGTCRTCMCLATAGRVSYAIEWPGLSAEEKQEGWILPCVARPESPLTLQVPHARAA, from the coding sequence ATGGCTGACGCGGAGCCCACGTTCCCCGTGCGCATCGAGCCGCTCGGCCGCGAACTCGACGCACCCCGCGAGCACACGCTGCTCGCCACCGCGCTGGCCGCCGGCGTGGTGCTGCCCAGCTCGTGCCGCAACGGCACCTGCCGCACCTGCATGTGCCTCGCCACCGCCGGGCGCGTCAGCTACGCCATCGAGTGGCCGGGGCTCAGCGCCGAGGAGAAGCAGGAAGGCTGGATCCTGCCGTGCGTGGCGCGGCCCGAGTCGCCGCTGACGCTGCAGGTGCCGCACGCCCGGGCGGCCTGA
- a CDS encoding GlxA family transcriptional regulator produces MPTSTPLSVAVIAFDGISPFHLSVPCLVFGEDRIHDQSPRFETRVCAVAPGSLGTGAGFRIDVPDGLGAVGAAGIVVVPSWHDDLRPAPPELLDTLRAAHRRGATVVGLCLGAFVLAEAGLLDGRPATTHWHLAPAFAERYPKVRLDADVLYVDDGQVLTSAGTAAGLDCCLHLMRRLCGAEVANRAARRMVVAPHRQGNQAQFIAQPVRTVVQGDRISELLDWVGHHLDETHSLDSLAERARMSRRTFTRHFREATGTTVGRWLQGQRLAFAQRLLETTQRPIDLIAVEAGFGTALSMRQHFAAALATSPSAYRREFQGAVHG; encoded by the coding sequence ATGCCAACGTCGACCCCCCTGTCCGTGGCCGTGATCGCCTTCGACGGCATCAGCCCGTTCCACCTGTCCGTGCCGTGCCTCGTGTTCGGCGAGGACCGCATCCACGACCAGAGCCCGCGTTTCGAGACCCGCGTGTGTGCGGTGGCGCCGGGGTCGCTCGGCACCGGCGCGGGCTTCCGCATCGACGTGCCCGACGGGCTCGGGGCCGTGGGCGCGGCCGGCATCGTGGTGGTGCCGTCGTGGCACGACGACCTGCGGCCCGCCCCGCCCGAGCTGCTCGACACGCTGCGGGCCGCCCACCGGCGCGGGGCCACCGTGGTGGGCCTGTGCCTGGGGGCGTTCGTGTTGGCCGAGGCCGGGCTGCTCGACGGCCGCCCCGCCACCACGCACTGGCACCTGGCCCCGGCGTTCGCCGAACGCTACCCGAAGGTGCGGCTCGATGCCGACGTGCTGTACGTCGACGATGGCCAGGTGCTGACCTCCGCCGGCACGGCCGCCGGCCTCGACTGCTGCCTGCACCTGATGCGCCGCCTGTGTGGCGCCGAGGTGGCCAACCGCGCGGCGCGGCGCATGGTGGTGGCGCCCCACCGCCAGGGCAACCAGGCCCAGTTCATCGCGCAGCCGGTGCGCACCGTGGTGCAGGGCGACCGCATCTCCGAGCTGCTCGACTGGGTGGGACATCACCTCGACGAAACGCATTCCCTCGACAGCCTGGCCGAACGCGCGCGCATGAGCCGGCGCACCTTCACCCGCCACTTCCGCGAGGCCACCGGCACCACGGTGGGCCGGTGGCTGCAGGGCCAGCGGCTCGCGTTCGCGCAGCGCCTCCTCGAGACGACGCAGCGGCCCATCGACCTGATCGCGGTGGAGGCCGGCTTCGGCACGGCGCTGTCGATGCGCCAGCACTTCGCGGCCGCGCTCGCCACGTCGCCGTCGGCCTACCGCCGCGAGTTCCAGGGCGCCGTGCATGGCTGA
- a CDS encoding cysteine hydrolase family protein, with translation MTAPRRALVVIDVQNEYFTGNLPIEFPPVATSLPNIGRTMDAATAAGIPVVVVQHTAPAGAPIFDKGTPGWDLHPEIARRPHDHHVHKREASVFTGTEFGAWVSAQGIDTLTIVGYMTHNCDVSTVMQASHLGLKAEFLSDATGALPYENAAGRVSAEEIHRAFSVVLHSNFAAVATTDQWLAAVRAGEALPMDNVPMSNRRARETAAGRNA, from the coding sequence ATGACCGCCCCGCGCCGCGCCCTTGTCGTGATCGACGTGCAGAACGAGTACTTCACCGGCAACCTGCCGATCGAGTTCCCGCCGGTGGCCACGAGCCTGCCGAACATCGGCCGGACCATGGACGCGGCCACCGCGGCCGGCATCCCGGTGGTGGTGGTGCAGCACACGGCCCCCGCCGGCGCCCCCATCTTCGACAAGGGCACGCCGGGCTGGGACCTGCACCCCGAGATCGCCCGCCGGCCGCATGACCACCACGTGCACAAGCGCGAGGCCAGCGTGTTCACCGGCACCGAGTTCGGCGCGTGGGTGAGCGCCCAGGGCATCGACACGCTGACCATCGTGGGCTACATGACACACAACTGCGACGTGTCCACCGTGATGCAGGCCTCGCACCTGGGCCTGAAGGCGGAGTTCCTGTCGGACGCGACCGGCGCGCTGCCGTACGAGAACGCCGCGGGACGCGTGAGCGCGGAGGAAATCCACCGCGCCTTCAGCGTGGTGCTGCACAGCAACTTCGCGGCGGTGGCCACCACCGACCAGTGGCTGGCGGCGGTGCGTGCGGGTGAAGCCCTCCCGATGGACAACGTGCCGATGTCGAACCGGCGCGCACGGGAGACAGCGGCCGGCCGCAACGCGTGA
- a CDS encoding histidine phosphatase family protein yields the protein MSIILVRHGETLLNVARTLQPADTPLSPTGLAQAAAVARRLADQGVGAIVSSDLPRARATADAIASATGLPVAETPLLQERNFGDLRGQSYDNLGFNPLTMTDAPPHGESADAFFKRVARAFDDAVQRQRGLAKPLVVVTHGLVIHAMLQRHLQLAAMHTMPARLGNTSVTVFSPEAPYPVDLVDCTAHLAGAVQDKAGSLSGG from the coding sequence ATGTCGATCATTCTCGTGCGCCACGGCGAAACGCTGCTCAACGTGGCCCGCACCCTGCAGCCCGCCGACACCCCGCTCAGCCCCACCGGCCTCGCGCAGGCCGCCGCGGTGGCCCGCCGCCTGGCCGATCAGGGCGTGGGGGCCATCGTCAGCAGCGACCTGCCGCGGGCCCGCGCCACCGCCGACGCCATCGCCTCGGCCACCGGCCTGCCGGTGGCCGAAACGCCGCTGCTGCAGGAACGCAACTTCGGCGACCTGCGCGGCCAGAGCTACGACAACCTCGGCTTCAACCCGCTGACGATGACCGACGCCCCGCCCCACGGCGAGTCGGCCGACGCCTTCTTCAAGCGCGTGGCCCGGGCCTTCGACGACGCCGTGCAGCGCCAGCGGGGTCTCGCGAAGCCGCTGGTGGTGGTGACCCACGGCCTGGTGATCCACGCGATGCTGCAACGCCACCTTCAACTGGCCGCGATGCACACGATGCCGGCGCGGCTCGGGAACACGTCGGTGACGGTGTTCAGCCCCGAGGCGCCCTACCCCGTGGACCTGGTCGATTGCACGGCGCACCTCGCGGGCGCGGTGCAGGACAAGGCCGGCAGCTTGTCGGGCGGGTGA
- a CDS encoding DUF72 domain-containing protein, which produces MARKPEIRVGIGGWNYEPWRETFYPEGLSKAKELAWASRQVSMIEINSTFYGSQKPSTFAKWRDDTPDDFVFSVKASRYATARRVLAESGDSVNKFIHSGISELGEKLGPIVWQFAETKVFVPDDFAAFLDLLPKEVDGVALRHVLDVRHPSFMVPEYLALARQHHMATVFADSDDYPVFADVTGPFVYARLMRTQPTVKLGYTPKALDDWAEAARTWSQGQHPADLPRVEAAPKAGSARDVFMLFIAGAKEKAPLAAGGLLKRLGWAPVAD; this is translated from the coding sequence ATGGCGCGAAAACCCGAAATCCGTGTCGGCATCGGTGGCTGGAACTACGAGCCCTGGCGCGAGACCTTCTACCCCGAGGGCTTGTCGAAGGCGAAGGAGCTGGCCTGGGCCAGCCGTCAGGTCTCGATGATCGAGATCAACAGCACCTTCTACGGCTCCCAGAAGCCGTCCACCTTCGCCAAGTGGCGCGACGACACGCCCGACGACTTCGTCTTCTCGGTGAAGGCCTCCCGCTACGCCACGGCCCGCCGCGTGCTCGCCGAATCCGGCGACTCGGTGAACAAGTTCATCCACAGCGGCATCTCCGAACTGGGCGAGAAGCTCGGCCCCATCGTGTGGCAGTTCGCCGAGACCAAGGTCTTCGTGCCCGACGACTTCGCCGCCTTCCTCGACCTGCTGCCGAAGGAAGTCGACGGCGTGGCGCTGCGCCACGTGCTCGACGTGCGCCACCCGAGCTTCATGGTGCCCGAGTACCTCGCGCTCGCCCGCCAGCACCACATGGCCACGGTCTTCGCCGACTCCGACGACTACCCCGTGTTCGCCGACGTCACGGGCCCGTTCGTGTACGCCCGCCTGATGCGCACCCAGCCCACGGTGAAGCTGGGCTACACGCCGAAGGCGCTCGACGACTGGGCCGAGGCGGCCCGCACGTGGTCGCAGGGCCAGCACCCGGCCGACCTGCCGCGGGTGGAGGCCGCGCCGAAGGCGGGGTCGGCACGCGACGTGTTCATGCTGTTCATCGCGGGTGCGAAGGAAAAGGCGCCGCTGGCGGCGGGGGGCTTGCTGAAACGACTGGGTTGGGCGCCGGTGGCGGACTGA
- the sugE gene encoding quaternary ammonium compound efflux SMR transporter SugE produces MSWILLVIAGLFEVGWAIGLKYTDGFTKPLPTVLTVGAMVASVGLLGLAMKELPVGTAYAVWTGIGTVGTVLLGVWLLGDSASPMRLACVGLIMLGIAGLKLTA; encoded by the coding sequence ATGTCCTGGATCCTGCTGGTCATCGCAGGCCTGTTCGAGGTGGGCTGGGCCATCGGCCTGAAGTACACCGACGGCTTCACGAAGCCGCTGCCCACCGTGCTGACGGTGGGGGCGATGGTCGCGAGCGTCGGCCTGCTGGGCCTCGCGATGAAGGAGTTGCCGGTGGGCACCGCCTACGCGGTGTGGACCGGCATCGGCACGGTGGGCACCGTGCTGCTGGGCGTGTGGCTGCTGGGCGACTCGGCCTCGCCGATGCGGCTGGCCTGCGTGGGCCTCATCATGCTCGGCATCGCCGGGCTCAAGCTCACAGCCTGA
- a CDS encoding glycine zipper 2TM domain-containing protein — translation MNAHQRSLPALAVFLTAIGSAAVMTACGPEKGDPVMPRMDTPATAAAPTTRTQPVAERRAPPVERHLGRVTGVEAIVEAKKPTGAGAVIGGVVGGVVGNQIGDGNGRKVATVVGAVGGGFAGNEIEKRRSEHVVGYRVSVRMDDGDTRTVRVGARDGLQVGDRVRVEGNDLIRL, via the coding sequence ATGAATGCCCATCAACGCAGCCTTCCCGCCCTTGCCGTCTTCCTGACCGCCATCGGTTCCGCCGCCGTCATGACCGCCTGCGGACCGGAAAAGGGCGACCCCGTGATGCCTCGCATGGACACCCCAGCCACCGCGGCCGCACCCACGACGCGGACCCAGCCGGTGGCCGAGCGCCGCGCGCCCCCGGTCGAGCGCCACCTGGGCCGCGTGACCGGCGTCGAAGCCATCGTCGAGGCGAAGAAACCCACCGGTGCCGGTGCCGTGATCGGCGGCGTGGTGGGTGGGGTCGTGGGCAACCAGATCGGCGACGGCAACGGCCGCAAGGTCGCCACCGTGGTCGGTGCCGTGGGCGGCGGTTTCGCCGGCAACGAGATCGAGAAGCGCCGCAGCGAACACGTCGTGGGCTACCGCGTGTCGGTTCGCATGGACGACGGCGACACGCGCACCGTGCGCGTGGGCGCTCGAGACGGCCTGCAGGTGGGCGACCGCGTGCGCGTCGAGGGCAACGACCTGATCAGGCTGTGA
- a CDS encoding AMP nucleosidase, whose protein sequence is MATPTLLKAQSFTDADAALAHASTIYAAGIAHLRDSLQRFVAGETLGQHVRACYPYLRVHTDTVARADSRLAYGFVAGPGTYETTLTRPDLFGDYYREQFSLLLKNHGVSLEVGMSSQPIPVHFSLAENDHLEGSLTRERRLLLRDQFDLPDLAAMDDGIANGTHEPELGHDGKPKHPLSLFTAPRVDYSLHRLRHYTGTAPDHFQNFILFTNYQFYIDEFVRLGHDAMAQADGEYTAFVEPGNVITRRAGSPREPGDDTGIAPPRLPQMPAYHLMRGDRAGITMVNIGVGPANAKTITDHIAVLRPHAWIMLGHCAGLRNTQALGDYVLAHGYVREDHVLDEELPLWVPIPPLAEVQVALESAVEEITQLKGYELKRIMRTGTVASTDNRNWELLPSHHSATTPERRFSQSRAIALDMESATIAANGFRFRVPYGTLLCVSDKPLHGEIKLPGMANTFYRERVDQHLRIGIRAVELLRDQGVDQLHSRKLRSFAEVAFQ, encoded by the coding sequence ATGGCCACCCCCACCCTCCTCAAAGCGCAGTCCTTCACCGACGCCGATGCGGCCCTGGCCCATGCGTCGACCATCTACGCCGCCGGCATCGCCCACCTGCGGGACAGCCTGCAGCGGTTCGTCGCCGGCGAAACGCTCGGGCAGCACGTGCGAGCGTGCTACCCGTACCTGCGGGTGCACACCGACACCGTCGCCCGCGCCGACAGCCGCCTCGCCTACGGTTTCGTGGCCGGGCCCGGCACGTACGAGACCACCCTGACCCGCCCCGACCTCTTCGGCGACTACTACCGCGAGCAGTTCAGCCTGCTGCTGAAGAACCACGGCGTGTCGCTCGAGGTGGGCATGAGTTCCCAGCCCATCCCCGTGCACTTCTCGCTCGCCGAGAACGACCACCTGGAGGGCAGCCTGACCCGCGAGCGCCGCCTGCTGCTGCGCGACCAGTTCGACCTGCCCGACCTCGCCGCCATGGACGACGGCATCGCCAACGGCACCCACGAGCCCGAGCTGGGCCACGACGGCAAGCCGAAACACCCGCTGTCGCTGTTCACCGCCCCGCGCGTCGACTACTCGCTGCACCGCCTGCGCCACTACACCGGCACGGCGCCCGACCACTTCCAGAACTTCATTCTCTTCACGAACTACCAGTTCTACATCGACGAGTTCGTGCGCCTGGGCCACGACGCGATGGCGCAGGCCGACGGCGAGTACACCGCCTTCGTGGAACCCGGCAACGTGATCACGCGCCGCGCGGGCTCGCCGCGCGAACCCGGCGACGACACGGGCATCGCCCCGCCGCGCCTGCCGCAGATGCCGGCCTACCACCTGATGCGCGGCGACCGCGCCGGCATCACGATGGTCAACATCGGCGTGGGCCCGGCCAACGCGAAGACCATCACCGACCACATCGCGGTGCTGCGCCCGCACGCGTGGATCATGCTGGGCCACTGCGCCGGCCTGCGCAACACGCAGGCCCTCGGCGACTACGTGCTGGCCCACGGCTACGTGCGCGAGGACCACGTGCTCGACGAGGAACTGCCGCTGTGGGTGCCCATCCCGCCGTTGGCCGAGGTGCAGGTGGCGCTCGAATCGGCGGTGGAGGAAATCACGCAGCTCAAGGGCTACGAGCTCAAGCGCATCATGCGCACGGGCACGGTGGCCAGCACCGACAACCGCAACTGGGAGCTGCTGCCATCGCACCATTCGGCCACCACGCCGGAGCGCCGCTTCAGCCAGAGCCGGGCCATCGCGCTCGACATGGAAAGCGCCACCATCGCGGCCAACGGCTTCCGCTTCCGCGTGCCGTACGGCACGCTGCTGTGCGTGAGCGACAAGCCGCTGCACGGCGAGATCAAGCTGCCCGGCATGGCCAACACGTTCTACCGCGAACGCGTCGACCAGCACCTGCGCATCGGCATCCGCGCGGTGGAGCTGCTGCGCGACCAGGGGGTCGACCAGTTGCACAGCCGCAAGCTGCGCAGCTTCGCCGAAGTGGCGTTTCAGTAA
- a CDS encoding 4'-phosphopantetheinyl transferase family protein, with amino-acid sequence MAALGLTGAVLWLDRIGPLAAEAEAGLLQLLSATEQQRLARISSAKRRAEFLAGRLLLRRLLAATLGGEARDWSLTAADDGPPLVPADAGVRLALSHSGGWVAGAVSATAIGLDVETPGRARDVLALAANVCSPAEQARLTALQGPARDAAFRELWTLKEAWLKRRLEGVAPARLAGVSTRPGGDDAWTWVSPEVTLAWTHADGPPRWHRGEAAFGGRAPTPWGIDDDGAPAY; translated from the coding sequence GTGGCCGCACTCGGCCTGACGGGCGCGGTGCTCTGGCTCGACCGCATCGGCCCGCTCGCGGCCGAGGCGGAAGCGGGCCTGCTGCAGTTGCTGTCAGCGACCGAGCAGCAGCGGCTTGCACGCATCAGCTCGGCCAAGCGCCGGGCCGAGTTCCTCGCGGGCCGGCTGCTGCTGCGCCGCCTGCTCGCCGCCACGCTGGGCGGCGAGGCGCGTGACTGGTCCCTGACCGCGGCGGACGACGGCCCGCCGCTCGTGCCGGCCGACGCCGGCGTGCGCCTCGCGCTGAGCCACAGCGGCGGGTGGGTGGCCGGGGCGGTGTCGGCCACGGCGATCGGCCTCGACGTCGAAACCCCGGGCCGCGCCCGCGACGTGCTGGCGCTGGCCGCCAACGTGTGTTCACCTGCGGAGCAGGCGCGCCTGACCGCGTTGCAGGGCCCGGCCCGCGATGCCGCGTTCCGCGAGCTGTGGACGCTGAAGGAGGCGTGGCTCAAGCGCCGCCTCGAGGGTGTGGCTCCCGCGCGCCTCGCGGGCGTGTCCACGCGCCCGGGGGGCGACGATGCGTGGACCTGGGTGTCGCCCGAGGTGACCCTCGCGTGGACCCACGCGGACGGGCCGCCGCGATGGCATCGCGGTGAAGCGGCCTTCGGCGGCCGTGCGCCGACGCCCTGGGGCATCGACGACGACGGCGCGCCGGCTTACTGA